The following is a genomic window from Planctomycetia bacterium.
ATTGCTGGCCTCTGCCGGAAACGACAGGGCTATCCGCATCTGGGATGTGAAGTCCCGGGAATGCCTGCACACGATGACAGGACACGCGCGAGAAATCTGCGGGCTGGCCTTCTCGGGGGACGGCTCTCGGCTGGGTTCAGCCTCATACGACCAGACGGTTCGACTTTGGGATGTGAGGCGAGGCGTCTGCGTTGCGAAGTTGATCGACTCGGGGGAATCCGCCTATGCGCTGGAATTCGGCCCGGACGGGACGCAACTGGCGGCAACTTTCGTGGATGGGACGGTTCGATTGCTGGACACGGTATCGACGGCCGATCGGCAGGCCGGTGGGAATGATGTGATTTCGGCGCGGACGTCGGGTCCATAGATTGCAAAGCCCTGGCGGACGAAGAGCGGAATCGGAAGTGACGAGTAAAGATTCTGAGGAGAATGCCATGAGCACAGTGAATCAAGGTAACGGAGCAATGGTCAAGTACACGGCGATCGGGACGGTGCTTCAGATCGCTATGGTCGTCGGCGGACACTACAACGAATTCATCCGCATGAACATTTTTGCCCCGGGCGGCATGGCGATCTCCATGCTCTTTGGCGCGCTGTGGGCGAAGTCCGCGGCGACATCGAAGGGCGGAGGATTCGTCGGCGGGGCAGTGGTCGGTGGGCTCTGCGCAATCATCGGCATCGCGGCATCCGTTGCGCTGGGCGACACGGAGGCGGCGGTGCTGGCCTTTGGAACACTCGGTTCGGCGGTCACGGGCGGGCTGGGCGGCCTGGCGGTCTTGGCGATTTCCGGAAAGCGTGCGGCCCCGGCAGCGTGACGCAATCCCGGCGCAATCATAGGATTCGCGGCGACGGTCGGTAATGCGTCATGCTGCTTACGATTCACCAGAGCGCTTCGGGAATTTGACGTGTTGGACGGCTAATGACTGTGCGTGAGCCTTGCATGGGACGCCGTCAAAATCGGGTTGCTAACTATGCGGCAGGTTGCATTGACCGGGATAAACCGTTGGGCGGCACGGAGTAAGCGCTTGTCGTGTTTTTACAATCGCTATGCCCGAGGAGTGTTGTTAGAATACCGGGCTCGGCGGGCAAGAAAACACCTGACATTTAGGAGACAAATCGGATGAAGACCAAATTGTAATTTCACTGTGATCGTCGCATCGGCGGTGGCGATGTTCAGTCAATCGGCGGTTTCCGAGGACAAGCCGGGCGGCGCGCCGGACCCGGAAATGATGAAGCAGATGATGGAAGGGATGAAGCGCTGGATCGAGACGACCAAGCCCGGCAAGCATCACAAGGTGCTCGATTCCCACGCTGGAACGTGGGACGTCACGTTCCGCATGTGGATGGACCCGTCGGCGCCGCCCATGGAGACGAAGGGCGTGTCCGAGGTGAAGTGGATCATGGGCAAGCGGTTCCTTCTCGAAGAATACAAGGGCGAGATGCTCATGCCTGATGAGACGGGCATGCAGATGAAGAAAGTCCCTTACGAAGGCATGGGCACGCTGGGGTACGACGTTTATCGCAACATGTACACTGGCACGTGGCTGTCGAATCTTCAGACAAACGTGCTGACCATGAACGGCAGCATGGAGCCGGGCAGCAAGGTACTTCGAATGTTCGGCGAGATGGATGAGCCGATGCTGAATGTCATCGGTCGAACGGTCAAGTATGTGACGACCATCAAAGACAAGGACACGCGGATGTTCGAGTGCTTCGATCTTCATGCCTCTGACACACACCGGGTCTTTGAGATCGAGTACAAGCGCAAGAAATAGGCAAACCGCGAAGGAGCCGACCTACGGGCAAGGACGCCTTGCATTTGAAACGATGAAGTTGCACAGAACCTATTTACATGAAAGGAAGAAACATGGCAGGCAAGGTAAACCCGATTCCAGAGGGATTTAACTCGGTCACGCCTCACATCGTCGTGAAGGGCGCCAAGGCGGCGATGGAGTTTTACAAGAAGGCCTTCGGCGCGGAGGAAGTCATGTGCATTCCCGCGCCGGACGGCTCGGTCATGCATGCCGAGATCCAACTTGGGAATTCGCGCGTCATGATCGCGGAAGAGAACCCGCAGATGGGCTGTCAGTCACCCAAGAGCCTCGGGGGCTCGCCGATCACGGTTCATCTTTACGTCAATGACGTCGATTCGGTGGTGAATCAGGCGGTGAAGGCGGGGGCAACGTCGGTCATGCCCATTACCGACATGTTCTGGGGCGACCGGTACGGCATGGTTACCGATCCGTTCGGTCACAAGTGGTCAGTGGCGACGCATACGGAAGACCTGACTCCGGAGCAGATCGGCGAGCGGATGGCCAAGGCCTTCGCCGGCGGCGGTTGCGGCGCATAAAACCGGACGAAAGTCCGACGATAACATTCAAAGCCCCGGGCAATCGCCTGGGGCTTTCTTTTGGCGCCTCGCCCCTACCGACGCAGAGCCCGGCGACGGCGGCGGCGCACAACGATTTGAGTACCGCGCTCAAAAATCGGTGGAAGACGAGGGACTGCTGACGTAGGCTTGTCCTGTGGCGAGGGCGAATGACACTCGTAGTGTTGCCGGGTAGCGAGATACGGGCATGGCGACAAGGTCGAATCAGAAATCCGCAAAGGCGCGACCCACGCAGCGCGAAATGCTCCGCGCATTCTCGCGCGGCGACGCATCGTACGACGGCATCTTCTTTACGGCCGTTCGAACCACCAGCATATTCTGCCGGCCCTCTTGCCCGGCGAAGAAGCCGCTTGCCAAGAATATTGAGTTCTTTGCGACTGCGAAGGATGCCCTGTTTGCCGGGTATCGTCCGTGCAAGCGATGCCGCCCGATGGACACCAACGGCCGTCCGCCGGAATGGGTGCGCAAGCTCTTCCTGCGTGTCGAGTCGCAGCCGGATGAGCGGATTCGCGATCAGGACCTTCGCGGCATGTCCATCGACCCCGCACGAGCCAGACGCTATTTCCAGGAGAATTACGGCATGACTTTTCAGGCGTACGATCGGGCCCGCAGACTGGGACGGGCATTCGCGGCGATTCGCGAAGGCGGCGATCTGACTGATGTCGCCATCGGGTCGGGCTTCGACTCCCCCAGCGGGTTCCGAGACGCGTATGTCCGGGCCTTCGGCAAGCCGCCGGGCCGCAGTCGAATGAGTACCAAGAATTGCATTGTCACGGCGATGATTGAGAGCCCGGTGGGTCCACTGCTTGCCGGGGCGACGGATTCGGCGGTGTGCCTTTTGGAGT
Proteins encoded in this region:
- a CDS encoding DUF1579 family protein; its protein translation is MFSQSAVSEDKPGGAPDPEMMKQMMEGMKRWIETTKPGKHHKVLDSHAGTWDVTFRMWMDPSAPPMETKGVSEVKWIMGKRFLLEEYKGEMLMPDETGMQMKKVPYEGMGTLGYDVYRNMYTGTWLSNLQTNVLTMNGSMEPGSKVLRMFGEMDEPMLNVIGRTVKYVTTIKDKDTRMFECFDLHASDTHRVFEIEYKRKK
- a CDS encoding VOC family protein, encoding MAGKVNPIPEGFNSVTPHIVVKGAKAAMEFYKKAFGAEEVMCIPAPDGSVMHAEIQLGNSRVMIAEENPQMGCQSPKSLGGSPITVHLYVNDVDSVVNQAVKAGATSVMPITDMFWGDRYGMVTDPFGHKWSVATHTEDLTPEQIGERMAKAFAGGGCGA
- a CDS encoding bifunctional transcriptional activator/DNA repair protein Ada; translated protein: MATRSNQKSAKARPTQREMLRAFSRGDASYDGIFFTAVRTTSIFCRPSCPAKKPLAKNIEFFATAKDALFAGYRPCKRCRPMDTNGRPPEWVRKLFLRVESQPDERIRDQDLRGMSIDPARARRYFQENYGMTFQAYDRARRLGRAFAAIREGGDLTDVAIGSGFDSPSGFRDAYVRAFGKPPGRSRMSTKNCIVTAMIESPVGPLLAGATDSAVCLLEFSDRRMLEAQMTTLRKRFARPIVPGKNRLLTTLRSELDRYFEGTLKKFSAPLEYPGTAFQCKVWGELLKIPYGETISYETLARRVGSTGAQRAVGTANGANRIAIIIPCHRVVNKDGKLGGYGGGLWRKQHLLELEKAAVVGREPLLFESAMAKA